In one Kitasatospora cineracea genomic region, the following are encoded:
- a CDS encoding ABC transporter permease — MTSPNPPAAPAAKRSLRERVDLERIGLALAAPVLAVLLSLIIAGTLLAVSGRDPFDAFSIMWNYGTASDGQVATLNKAIVYYLAAAAAAFGFRMNLFNIGIEGQYKLAMLFAAYVGSQIDLPAFVQIPLLLVVAMCVGGLWASIAGLLKVYRGVSEVISTIMLNAIAVALIGVLLVPGVLAPKTSGTTNSIQTGKISESSRFFSFETQGGTLWGFLVIAVLVGVVFHFTLNRTRFGFDLRATGRSESAAGASGVNVKRMVITSIVVSGALAGLVGLPELMQNTPYFGQNVQSGLGFIGISVALLGRNTPIGIAFSALLFAFLDASGAQLPTRGDYPAEIIPVIQGTIVICVVVAYELVRRYGLKRQQQKVGAELAAQAAAAAQKEVAA, encoded by the coding sequence ATGACCAGTCCCAACCCCCCGGCCGCACCCGCGGCCAAGCGGTCGCTGCGCGAGCGCGTCGACCTGGAGCGGATCGGCCTCGCGCTGGCCGCCCCCGTGCTGGCGGTGCTGCTGTCGCTGATCATCGCCGGCACCCTGCTGGCGGTCTCCGGCCGCGACCCGTTCGACGCGTTCTCCATCATGTGGAACTACGGCACCGCGTCCGACGGCCAGGTCGCCACCCTGAACAAGGCCATCGTGTACTACCTGGCCGCGGCCGCCGCCGCGTTCGGGTTCCGGATGAACCTGTTCAACATCGGCATCGAGGGCCAGTACAAGCTGGCCATGCTGTTCGCCGCGTACGTCGGCAGCCAGATCGACCTGCCGGCCTTCGTGCAGATCCCGCTGCTGCTGGTGGTCGCCATGTGCGTCGGCGGCCTGTGGGCGTCGATCGCCGGCCTGCTGAAGGTCTACCGGGGCGTCAGCGAGGTCATCTCGACCATCATGCTGAACGCCATCGCCGTCGCGCTGATCGGCGTGCTGCTGGTGCCGGGCGTGCTCGCGCCGAAGACCAGCGGGACCACCAACTCGATCCAGACCGGCAAGATCTCCGAGTCCAGCCGGTTCTTCTCGTTCGAGACCCAGGGCGGCACCCTGTGGGGCTTCCTGGTGATCGCGGTGCTGGTCGGCGTGGTCTTCCACTTCACCCTGAACCGCACCCGGTTCGGCTTCGACCTGCGCGCCACCGGCCGCTCGGAGAGCGCCGCGGGCGCCTCCGGCGTCAACGTCAAGCGCATGGTGATCACCTCGATCGTGGTCTCCGGCGCGCTGGCCGGCCTGGTCGGCCTGCCCGAACTCATGCAGAACACCCCGTACTTCGGGCAGAACGTGCAGAGCGGCCTCGGCTTCATCGGCATCTCGGTGGCGCTGCTCGGCCGCAACACCCCGATCGGCATCGCGTTCTCGGCGCTGCTGTTCGCCTTCCTGGACGCCTCCGGCGCCCAGCTGCCCACCCGGGGCGACTACCCGGCCGAGATCATCCCGGTGATCCAGGGCACCATCGTCATCTGCGTCGTCGTGGCCTACGAACTGGTGCGCCGCTACGGCCTCAAGCGCCAGCAGCAGAAGGTCGGCGCCGAGCTCGCCGCGCAGGCTGCCGCGGCCGCCCAGAAGGAGGTCGCGGCATGA
- a CDS encoding LysR family transcriptional regulator: MTHESSSGPTRLAELGPDADVTLLAPQLAEFAAVARLEHVTQAAQLLGMPQPTLSRAIARLEADLGVGLLARQGRTVRLTRSGRILLDAVERALAEVERGVEAARAEADPAAGRVAFGFLHTMGTDAVPALLRGFRAGHPRVRFQLVQDYVAAMLERLRAGELDLCLVSPLPDEPGLTARPLDEQRLFLTVPADHRLAARRRIRLAEVAQESWVTVEEGYGLRHIMEGFCAEAGFTPRIAFEGEEVETLRGLVAAGLGVALLPPALVPRPGVVELEVTAPRTRRAIGLAWHANRPLTPPAAAFRDFVLSRRGSILAHD, from the coding sequence ATGACGCATGAGAGCAGCTCCGGGCCCACCCGCCTCGCCGAACTCGGCCCGGACGCCGATGTGACCCTGCTCGCACCGCAGTTGGCGGAGTTCGCGGCGGTCGCCCGGCTCGAGCACGTCACCCAGGCCGCCCAGCTGCTCGGCATGCCGCAGCCCACCCTGTCGCGCGCCATCGCCCGGCTGGAGGCCGACCTGGGCGTCGGCCTGCTCGCCCGGCAGGGCCGCACCGTCCGGCTCACCCGCTCCGGCCGGATCCTGCTGGACGCCGTCGAACGGGCCCTCGCCGAGGTCGAGCGCGGCGTCGAGGCGGCCCGCGCGGAGGCCGACCCGGCGGCCGGGCGGGTCGCCTTCGGCTTCCTGCACACCATGGGCACGGACGCCGTCCCCGCCCTGCTGCGCGGCTTCCGGGCCGGGCACCCGCGGGTGCGCTTCCAGCTGGTCCAGGACTACGTGGCCGCGATGCTGGAGCGCCTGCGGGCCGGGGAGCTCGACCTGTGCCTGGTCTCCCCGCTCCCGGACGAACCCGGCCTGACCGCCCGGCCGCTGGACGAGCAGCGGCTCTTCCTCACCGTCCCCGCCGACCACCGCCTCGCGGCCCGCCGCCGGATCCGGCTCGCCGAGGTCGCGCAGGAGAGCTGGGTGACGGTCGAGGAGGGGTACGGGCTGCGCCACATCATGGAGGGCTTCTGCGCGGAGGCCGGGTTCACCCCGCGGATCGCCTTCGAGGGCGAGGAGGTCGAGACCCTGCGCGGCCTGGTCGCGGCCGGCCTCGGCGTCGCGCTGCTCCCGCCCGCGCTGGTCCCCCGCCCCGGCGTCGTCGAACTGGAGGTCACCGCGCCCCGCACCCGCCGGGCCATCGGCCTCGCCTGGCACGCGAACCGCCCGCTCACGCCGCCGGCGGCGGCCTTCCGCGACTTCGTGCTCTCGCGGCGGGGGAGCATCCTGGCGCACGACTAG
- a CDS encoding amidohydrolase → MNDPQPAAAATVTAARPPADLRARVASYRDELIELRRDLHRHPELGRQEFRTTRLLRERLVAAGLEPRVLPGGTGLLVDLVPPGTAPGTPLLAFRADIDALPIDDAKQDVPYRSTLPGRAHACGHDVHTAVVLGTGLVLAEALAAGELARPVRLIFQPAEEMMPGGALDVVAAGGMEGVGRIFAVHCDPKVPVGRIGLKTGAITSACDKVRIALDGPGGHTARPHLTTDLVTAVAKLAAELPAGLSRRMDPRWGVSLVWGRIASGSAPNVIPQHAELEGTVRCLELAGWRETPEVLEELVAHLAETHRAKWTLDYHRGVPPVVNEAASIDQLETAMNARFADGSGPVVEPTEQSLGGEDFSWYLEHAPGALARLGVRGPHEKGSRDLHQGDFDADERAIGIGVELFAALALEHARI, encoded by the coding sequence GTGAACGATCCCCAGCCGGCAGCCGCCGCCACCGTCACCGCCGCCCGCCCGCCCGCCGACCTGCGCGCCCGGGTGGCGTCGTACCGGGACGAGTTGATCGAGCTGCGCCGTGACCTCCACCGGCACCCCGAGCTCGGCCGCCAGGAGTTCCGCACCACCCGGCTGCTGCGCGAGCGGCTGGTCGCCGCCGGGCTGGAGCCGCGGGTGCTGCCGGGCGGCACCGGGCTGCTGGTGGACCTCGTCCCGCCGGGCACCGCGCCGGGCACCCCGCTGCTGGCGTTCCGCGCCGACATCGACGCGCTGCCGATCGACGACGCCAAGCAGGACGTGCCATACCGCTCCACGCTCCCCGGCCGGGCGCACGCCTGCGGCCACGACGTGCACACCGCGGTGGTGCTCGGCACCGGCCTGGTGCTGGCCGAGGCGCTGGCCGCCGGGGAGTTGGCCCGCCCGGTGCGGCTGATCTTCCAGCCCGCCGAGGAGATGATGCCCGGCGGCGCGCTGGACGTCGTCGCGGCCGGCGGGATGGAGGGGGTCGGCCGGATCTTCGCCGTGCACTGCGACCCCAAGGTGCCGGTCGGCCGGATCGGGCTGAAGACCGGGGCGATCACCTCGGCCTGCGACAAGGTGCGGATCGCGCTGGACGGCCCGGGCGGGCACACCGCCCGCCCGCACCTGACCACCGACCTGGTCACCGCGGTGGCCAAGCTGGCCGCCGAGCTGCCCGCCGGGCTCTCCCGCCGGATGGACCCGCGCTGGGGCGTCTCGCTGGTGTGGGGGCGGATCGCGTCCGGCTCCGCGCCGAACGTGATCCCGCAGCACGCCGAACTGGAGGGCACCGTCCGCTGCCTGGAGCTGGCCGGCTGGCGGGAGACGCCGGAGGTGCTGGAGGAGCTGGTCGCGCACCTGGCCGAGACGCACCGCGCCAAGTGGACGCTGGACTACCACCGGGGCGTCCCGCCGGTGGTCAACGAGGCCGCGTCGATCGACCAGTTGGAGACCGCGATGAACGCCCGGTTCGCCGACGGGAGCGGCCCGGTGGTCGAGCCCACCGAGCAGAGCCTGGGCGGCGAGGACTTCTCCTGGTACCTGGAGCACGCCCCCGGCGCGCTGGCCCGGCTCGGGGTGCGCGGCCCGCACGAGAAGGGCTCGCGCGACCTCCACCAGGGCGACTTCGACGCGGACGAGCGGGCGATCGGCATCGGCGTCGAACTGTTCGCCGCGCTGGCGCTGGAGCACGCCCGGATCTGA
- a CDS encoding ABC transporter permease, translating into MSTAVADKPKTPAAPAKRAKLTWPVVLLLIALALVLFAAVGAATGNHGLTSSGQITAALASAVPIAMAGLGGLWAERAGVVNIGLEGMMVAGTFCGAWGGFLVNPWVGLLAGMAGGALGGLLHALVTVTFGVDHIVSGVGINLLIPGICAYVNRIYYKDYVNDGAGANQSPPADALPTFTFPGLSGWLDGIEQHHWFLVSDVAGIVRGLVTDLSVVTLIAAALLVASYFLLWRTVFGLRLRSCGENPTAAESLGVNVYKYKYLAVVASGAFAGLGGAYLSLVAAHFYRDGQTQGRGFIGLAAMIFGNWMPGGLAAGAGLFGFTDSLQLRDADSVHVLLLVVAIAMALLALWQFYRRKLTAGVISLVVAGGTATWYACTDQVQRPLIVATPYVITLVVLALASQRLRMPKADGQVYRKGQAK; encoded by the coding sequence ATGAGCACCGCAGTCGCCGACAAGCCCAAGACGCCGGCCGCCCCCGCGAAGCGGGCCAAGCTCACCTGGCCGGTGGTGCTGCTGCTGATCGCGCTCGCCCTGGTGCTGTTCGCCGCCGTCGGCGCCGCCACCGGCAACCACGGCCTGACCTCCTCCGGCCAGATCACCGCCGCGCTGGCCTCCGCCGTCCCGATCGCCATGGCCGGCCTCGGCGGCCTCTGGGCGGAGCGCGCGGGCGTGGTCAACATCGGCCTCGAAGGCATGATGGTGGCCGGCACCTTCTGCGGCGCCTGGGGCGGCTTCCTGGTCAACCCGTGGGTCGGCCTGCTGGCCGGCATGGCGGGCGGCGCGCTCGGCGGCCTGCTGCACGCGCTGGTCACCGTCACCTTCGGCGTCGACCACATCGTCTCCGGCGTCGGCATCAACCTGCTGATCCCCGGCATCTGCGCCTACGTCAACCGGATCTACTACAAGGACTACGTGAACGACGGCGCCGGCGCGAACCAGTCGCCGCCCGCCGACGCGCTGCCCACCTTCACCTTCCCCGGCCTCTCCGGCTGGCTGGACGGCATCGAGCAGCACCACTGGTTCCTGGTCTCCGACGTGGCGGGCATCGTCCGCGGCCTGGTCACCGACCTGTCGGTGGTCACCCTGATCGCCGCCGCGCTGCTGGTCGCCAGCTACTTCCTGCTCTGGCGCACCGTGTTCGGCCTGCGGCTGCGCTCCTGCGGCGAGAACCCGACCGCCGCCGAGTCGCTGGGCGTCAACGTCTACAAGTACAAGTACCTCGCGGTGGTCGCCTCCGGCGCCTTCGCGGGCCTCGGCGGCGCCTACCTGTCGCTGGTCGCCGCGCACTTCTACCGGGACGGCCAGACCCAGGGCCGCGGCTTCATCGGCCTGGCCGCGATGATCTTCGGCAACTGGATGCCGGGCGGCCTGGCCGCCGGCGCGGGCCTGTTCGGCTTCACCGACAGCCTCCAGCTGCGCGACGCCGACTCGGTGCACGTGCTGCTGCTGGTGGTCGCCATCGCCATGGCGCTGCTCGCGCTCTGGCAGTTCTACCGCCGCAAGCTCACCGCCGGCGTGATCAGCCTGGTCGTCGCGGGCGGCACCGCCACCTGGTACGCCTGCACCGACCAGGTGCAGCGCCCGCTGATCGTCGCCACCCCGTACGTCATCACCCTGGTGGTGCTCGCGCTGGCCTCGCAGCGGCTGCGGATGCCCAAGGCCGACGGCCAGGTCTACCGCAAGGGGCAGGCCAAGTGA
- a CDS encoding cytidine deaminase: MTAVEVGDVDWEALREAARAAMRHAYAPYSKYPVGAAALVEDGRTVVGCNVENASYGLGLCAECGLVSALHASGGGRLVAFTCVDGGGELLMPCGRCRQLLYEHGGPELLVELPSGVRPMSEVLPDAFGPDKL; encoded by the coding sequence GTGACGGCCGTCGAGGTCGGGGACGTCGACTGGGAGGCGCTGCGGGAGGCCGCCCGGGCCGCGATGCGGCACGCGTACGCGCCCTACAGCAAGTACCCGGTCGGGGCCGCGGCCCTGGTCGAGGACGGCCGCACGGTGGTCGGCTGCAACGTGGAGAACGCCTCCTACGGCCTCGGCCTGTGCGCCGAGTGCGGGCTGGTCTCCGCGCTGCACGCCTCCGGCGGCGGCCGGCTGGTCGCCTTCACCTGCGTGGACGGCGGCGGCGAGCTGCTGATGCCGTGCGGGCGCTGCCGCCAGCTGCTGTACGAGCACGGCGGGCCCGAGCTGCTGGTCGAACTGCCCTCCGGGGTGCGGCCGATGAGCGAGGTGCTGCCGGACGCGTTCGGGCCGGACAAGTTGTAG
- a CDS encoding MFS transporter, whose translation MQPASTEASAPAPTRTPADLRLRPGSRDFRRANLALFAAGVATFVLLYSTQGLLPILSADLGLTPGQASWTASASTLGLALALLPASALSDRYGRTAVMTASTLAAALLAVALPFAPDLTTLVVLRAVQGAALAGLPATAMAYLAEEVHPSALASAMGLYVAGNSIGGMGGRLVSGWAAAAWGWRWGLAVSAALALLAALAFRALVPRARHFRRAPVDARALAATVTAHLRNPLLLRLYALGMLFMAVFGAVYNTVGYRLTAAPFHLPESVAASIFVVYLVGTASSASAGRLTARCGRRGTLYLAIGTTTAGLLLSLAGSLLCAVLGLVLITAGFFAGHATASSAVGRTAATGRAQASALYLIAYYLGNSLGGTLGADAYHSTGWSGTTAVALTAMACAAGVTLYATRRAHATRRAEGAAVRA comes from the coding sequence ATGCAGCCCGCCAGTACCGAGGCGTCCGCGCCCGCCCCCACCCGCACCCCCGCCGACCTGCGCCTGCGCCCCGGCAGCCGGGACTTCCGCCGCGCCAACCTCGCCCTGTTCGCGGCGGGAGTGGCCACCTTCGTCCTGCTGTACTCGACCCAGGGCCTGCTGCCGATCCTCTCCGCCGACCTCGGCCTGACACCCGGTCAGGCCAGCTGGACGGCCTCCGCCTCCACCCTCGGACTCGCCCTCGCCCTGCTCCCGGCCAGCGCCCTGTCCGACCGCTACGGGCGCACCGCCGTGATGACGGCCTCCACCCTGGCCGCCGCGCTGCTCGCCGTGGCCCTGCCGTTCGCCCCGGACCTCACCACCCTGGTGGTGCTGCGCGCGGTGCAGGGCGCGGCCCTGGCCGGTCTGCCCGCCACCGCGATGGCCTACCTCGCCGAAGAGGTGCACCCGTCGGCGCTGGCCTCCGCGATGGGGCTGTACGTGGCGGGCAACTCGATCGGCGGGATGGGCGGCCGGCTGGTCTCCGGCTGGGCCGCGGCCGCCTGGGGCTGGCGCTGGGGGCTGGCGGTCTCGGCCGCCCTGGCGCTGCTCGCCGCGCTCGCCTTCCGCGCCCTGGTCCCCCGCGCCCGGCACTTCCGCCGCGCCCCCGTCGACGCCCGGGCCCTGGCCGCCACCGTCACCGCGCACCTGCGCAACCCGCTGCTGCTGCGGCTGTACGCGCTGGGGATGCTGTTCATGGCCGTGTTCGGCGCGGTCTACAACACGGTCGGCTACCGGCTGACCGCCGCGCCCTTCCACCTCCCGGAGTCGGTGGCCGCCTCGATCTTCGTGGTCTACCTGGTCGGCACCGCGTCCTCCGCCTCCGCGGGCCGGCTGACCGCCCGCTGCGGCCGCCGCGGCACCCTCTACCTGGCGATCGGCACCACCACCGCCGGCCTGCTGCTCTCCCTCGCCGGCTCCCTGCTCTGCGCGGTCCTCGGCCTGGTCCTGATCACCGCCGGCTTCTTCGCCGGCCACGCCACCGCCTCCTCCGCCGTCGGCCGCACCGCCGCCACCGGCCGCGCCCAGGCCTCCGCCCTCTACCTGATCGCCTACTACCTGGGCAACAGCCTCGGCGGCACCCTCGGCGCCGACGCCTACCACTCCACCGGCTGGTCCGGCACCACCGCCGTCGCCCTCACCGCCATGGCCTGCGCGGCCGGCGTCACCCTGTACGCCACCCGCCGCGCGCACGCGACCCGCCGCGCCGAGGGCGCTGCCGTCCGGGCATGA
- a CDS encoding thymidine phosphorylase, with protein sequence MDAISVIRAKRDRGELTDPQIDWVIDAYTRGEVADEQMSALAMAILLNGMTAREISRWTDAMIRSGERMDFSSLGVPTADKHSTGGVGDKITLPLAPLVAACGAAVPQLSGRGLGHTGGTLDKLESIPGWRALLSNEEMLDVLRGCGAVICAAGDGLAPADKKLYALRDVTGTVEAIPLIASSIMSKKIAEGTGALVLDVKVGSGAFMKNLDDARELARTMVGLGRSAGVATVALLTDMSTPLGLTAGNALEVRESVEVLAGGGPADVVELTLALAREMLAAAGVHGKDPADALRDGTAMDHWRRMITAQGGDPDAPLPVARETHVVPAPATGVLTALDAYAVGVAAWRLGAGRARKEDPVQAGAGVELHAKPGDPVTAGQPLLTLHTDTPERFDYALEALEGAVTVAPAGTVFTPAPIVLDRIG encoded by the coding sequence ATGGACGCCATCTCCGTCATCCGGGCCAAGCGCGACCGGGGCGAACTGACCGACCCCCAGATCGACTGGGTCATCGACGCCTACACCCGCGGCGAGGTCGCCGACGAGCAGATGTCCGCCCTGGCCATGGCCATCCTGCTGAACGGCATGACGGCCCGCGAGATCAGCCGCTGGACCGACGCCATGATCCGCTCCGGCGAGCGGATGGACTTCTCCTCGCTCGGCGTCCCCACCGCCGACAAGCACTCCACCGGCGGCGTCGGCGACAAGATCACCCTCCCGCTCGCCCCGCTGGTCGCCGCCTGCGGCGCCGCCGTCCCCCAGCTCTCCGGCCGCGGCCTCGGCCACACCGGCGGCACCCTCGACAAGCTCGAGTCCATCCCCGGCTGGCGCGCCCTGCTCTCCAACGAGGAGATGCTCGACGTGCTGCGCGGCTGCGGCGCCGTCATCTGCGCCGCCGGCGACGGGCTCGCCCCCGCCGACAAGAAGCTCTACGCCCTGCGCGACGTCACCGGCACCGTCGAGGCCATCCCGCTGATCGCCTCCTCGATCATGTCCAAGAAGATCGCCGAAGGCACCGGCGCCCTCGTCCTGGACGTCAAGGTCGGCTCCGGCGCCTTCATGAAGAACCTCGACGACGCCCGCGAACTCGCCCGCACCATGGTCGGGTTGGGCCGCTCGGCCGGCGTCGCCACGGTCGCCCTGCTCACCGACATGTCCACCCCGCTCGGGCTCACCGCCGGCAACGCGCTCGAAGTCCGCGAGTCGGTCGAGGTGCTGGCCGGCGGCGGCCCCGCCGACGTCGTCGAACTCACCCTCGCCCTCGCCCGCGAGATGCTCGCCGCCGCGGGCGTCCACGGCAAGGACCCCGCCGACGCCCTGCGCGACGGCACCGCCATGGACCACTGGCGCCGCATGATCACCGCCCAGGGCGGCGACCCCGACGCCCCCCTCCCGGTCGCCCGCGAGACCCACGTCGTCCCCGCCCCCGCCACCGGCGTCCTCACCGCCCTCGACGCCTACGCCGTCGGCGTCGCCGCCTGGCGCCTCGGCGCCGGCCGCGCCCGCAAGGAGGACCCGGTCCAGGCCGGCGCCGGCGTCGAACTCCACGCCAAGCCGGGGGACCCGGTGACCGCCGGCCAGCCCCTGCTCACCCTGCACACCGACACCCCCGAGCGCTTCGACTACGCCCTGGAGGCCCTGGAGGGCGCCGTCACCGTCGCCCCGGCGGGCACCGTCTTCACCCCGGCCCCGATCGTGCTGGACCGGATCGGCTAG
- a CDS encoding ABC transporter ATP-binding protein has protein sequence MRPGAPARAPAGSVPTAAPRPGPAARLLPGFPLSPQRDEAPDDQQEIAITPSDSVPTDGTPRAGTATPAVELRGITKRFPGVVANHDIDITVQRGTVHALMGENGAGKSTLMKILYGMQKPDEGTIAIDGERVEFSTPADAIARGIGMVHQHFMLADNFTVWENIVLGGESLYGIGAKAKARIRELSDQYGLGVRPDALVEDLGVADRQRVEILKVLYRGARILILDEPTAVLVPQEVDALFDNLRELKAEGVTVIFISHKLHEVLSVADAISVIRRGTTVGDADPREVTARQLAELMVGAELPSPESRESTVTDTEMLRVEGLRIAKPDAEGVERIVLDDVSLRIRKGEILGIAGVEGNGQAELVEAIMGMLPLDAGTVVLDGADLTRTLTRTRREAGIGYIPEDRHRHGLLLEAPLWENRILGHVTERPNSKGVLLDLVGARADTQRIVEEYDVRTPGIEVTAASLSGGNQQKLIIGREMSHSPKLLIAAHPTRGVDVGAQAQIWEQIRSAQRDGLAVLLISADLDELIGLSDTIRVIYRGRLVADADPATVTAEDLGSAMTGAATGHIESDPEAVAEAQALAAEATEAAAEATPPTDTADDEQAGE, from the coding sequence ATGCGCCCAGGCGCGCCCGCCCGGGCCCCTGCCGGTTCCGTCCCCACCGCCGCACCACGCCCCGGCCCCGCGGCGCGGCTCCTCCCGGGTTTCCCCCTGAGCCCTCAGCGCGACGAAGCGCCCGACGACCAGCAGGAGATCGCCATCACCCCCTCCGACTCCGTCCCGACGGACGGCACCCCCCGCGCGGGGACGGCGACACCTGCCGTCGAACTGCGCGGCATCACCAAGCGCTTCCCCGGCGTGGTGGCCAACCACGACATCGACATCACCGTGCAGCGGGGCACCGTCCACGCGCTGATGGGCGAGAACGGCGCGGGCAAGTCCACCCTGATGAAGATCCTCTACGGGATGCAGAAGCCGGACGAGGGCACCATCGCCATCGACGGCGAGCGGGTGGAGTTCTCCACCCCCGCGGACGCCATCGCACGCGGCATCGGGATGGTCCACCAGCACTTCATGCTGGCCGACAACTTCACCGTCTGGGAGAACATCGTCCTGGGCGGCGAGAGCCTGTACGGCATCGGCGCCAAGGCCAAGGCCCGGATCCGCGAGCTCTCCGACCAGTACGGCCTGGGCGTCAGGCCGGACGCGCTGGTCGAGGACCTGGGCGTGGCCGACCGGCAGCGCGTCGAGATCCTCAAGGTGCTCTACCGCGGCGCCCGGATCCTGATCCTGGACGAGCCGACCGCGGTCCTCGTCCCGCAGGAGGTCGACGCGCTGTTCGACAACCTGCGCGAGCTCAAGGCCGAGGGCGTCACCGTCATCTTCATCTCGCACAAGCTGCACGAGGTGCTCTCGGTGGCCGACGCGATCAGCGTGATCCGCCGCGGCACCACCGTCGGCGACGCCGACCCGCGCGAGGTGACCGCCCGCCAGCTCGCCGAGCTGATGGTCGGCGCCGAACTGCCCTCCCCGGAGAGCCGCGAGTCCACCGTCACCGACACCGAGATGCTCCGGGTCGAGGGCCTGCGGATCGCCAAGCCGGACGCCGAGGGCGTCGAGCGGATCGTCCTGGACGACGTCTCGCTGCGGATCCGCAAGGGCGAGATCCTCGGCATCGCCGGCGTCGAGGGCAACGGCCAGGCCGAACTGGTCGAGGCCATCATGGGCATGCTGCCGCTGGACGCCGGCACCGTCGTGCTGGACGGCGCCGACCTGACCCGCACCCTGACCCGGACCCGCCGCGAGGCCGGCATCGGCTACATCCCCGAGGACCGGCACCGGCACGGCCTGCTGCTGGAAGCCCCGCTGTGGGAGAACCGGATCCTCGGCCACGTCACCGAGCGGCCCAACTCCAAGGGCGTGCTGCTCGACCTGGTCGGCGCCCGCGCCGACACCCAGCGGATCGTCGAGGAGTACGACGTCCGCACCCCCGGCATCGAGGTCACCGCGGCCTCGCTGTCCGGCGGCAACCAGCAGAAGCTGATCATCGGCCGGGAGATGAGCCACTCCCCGAAGCTGCTGATCGCCGCCCACCCCACCCGCGGCGTGGACGTCGGCGCGCAGGCCCAGATCTGGGAGCAGATCCGCTCCGCCCAGCGCGACGGCCTCGCGGTGCTGCTGATCTCCGCCGACCTGGACGAGCTGATCGGCCTGTCCGACACCATCCGGGTGATCTACCGCGGCCGCCTGGTCGCCGACGCCGACCCGGCCACCGTCACCGCCGAGGACCTGGGCAGTGCGATGACCGGCGCCGCCACCGGCCACATCGAGTCCGACCCGGAGGCCGTCGCCGAGGCGCAGGCCCTCGCGGCCGAGGCCACCGAGGCCGCCGCCGAGGCGACCCCGCCCACCGACACCGCCGACGACGAGCAGGCGGGGGAGTAA
- a CDS encoding BMP family lipoprotein: MRRSLKLAAVVLSGSLGIASLAACGAKSTDDKSSAGAGASGFKVGMAYDIGGRGDQSFNDSAARGLDKAKNELGATVNEAEAKSGESESDREQRLKSLVTSGFNPIIAVGFAYQDAVDKVAAENPNVNFAIIDSAAADQPKNVTSLTFSEEQGSYLAGVAAASKSKTNHIGFIGGVQSELIKKFEAGYTAGAKSVNSGITIDVTYLSTPPDTSGFADPGKGKQAAQGQLDKGADVIYSAAGSSGTGAIEAVSTAAGDKWAIGVDSDQAKQPALEKYKTHILTSMVKNVDTAVFTYIKSAKDGNVLTGVKNFDLKEGGVSLSVTGGYIDDLKAKLDAATQQITSGQTTVPTAP, from the coding sequence TTGCGCCGTTCACTCAAGCTCGCCGCGGTCGTGCTCTCGGGTTCCCTGGGCATCGCCTCGCTCGCCGCCTGCGGCGCAAAGAGCACCGACGACAAGTCCTCGGCCGGTGCCGGGGCCTCCGGTTTCAAGGTCGGCATGGCCTACGACATCGGCGGCCGCGGCGACCAGTCCTTCAACGACTCCGCCGCGCGCGGCCTGGACAAGGCCAAGAACGAGCTGGGCGCCACCGTGAACGAGGCCGAGGCCAAGTCCGGCGAGTCCGAGAGCGACCGCGAGCAGCGCCTCAAGTCCCTGGTGACCAGCGGCTTCAACCCGATCATCGCGGTCGGCTTCGCCTACCAGGACGCGGTGGACAAGGTCGCGGCGGAGAACCCGAACGTCAACTTCGCGATCATCGACTCCGCGGCGGCCGACCAGCCGAAGAACGTCACCTCGCTGACCTTCTCCGAGGAGCAGGGCTCCTACCTGGCCGGCGTGGCCGCGGCCAGCAAGTCGAAGACCAACCACATCGGCTTCATCGGTGGCGTGCAGTCCGAGCTGATCAAGAAGTTCGAGGCCGGCTACACCGCGGGCGCCAAGTCGGTGAACTCCGGCATCACCATCGACGTCACCTACCTGAGCACCCCGCCGGACACCTCCGGCTTCGCCGACCCGGGCAAGGGCAAGCAGGCCGCCCAGGGCCAGCTCGACAAGGGCGCCGACGTCATCTACTCGGCGGCCGGCTCCTCCGGCACCGGCGCGATCGAGGCCGTCTCCACCGCCGCCGGCGACAAGTGGGCCATCGGCGTCGACTCCGACCAAGCCAAGCAGCCGGCCCTGGAGAAGTACAAGACCCACATCCTCACCTCGATGGTCAAGAACGTGGACACCGCGGTGTTCACCTACATCAAGTCGGCCAAGGACGGCAACGTGCTGACCGGCGTGAAGAACTTCGACCTCAAGGAGGGCGGCGTCTCGCTGTCCGTCACCGGCGGCTACATCGACGACCTCAAGGCGAAGCTCGACGCCGCCACCCAGCAGATCACCAGCGGCCAGACCACGGTCCCGACCGCCCCGTAA